From the genome of Salmonella enterica subsp. houtenae serovar Houten:
CGATAGCCTTCCCCGTTCGTTTCCGCGTTTTTGTAGTAACCTGACGTCATGGTCGCTTCAAAAAGCACGGTTTTCTCCGTAGGCGCAACCTCCTGTAAAATGAGTAGCCCCATCGCCTCACTGCCCGCCTGTGGATCGATAGTATCGCTCTCGCCAGGCTGGCAAGAGATGGCGCGACCATTTTCATCAAACGTGCAGTCGGCAAAATGCACCACAATATTGCCATTCTGCTGGATCTCTTTCGCGCTAACGCAACTACTGTAGCCACGTGCGCCCAGCTCCTTGCCGTATTCAAATGGCCGCATAACGGTCATCTCATTTATATTCACTACGAAATGGACAACGCGGCTGTAGTTATCCGGCGGCAACAGGCTTTTGCTGTCATCACGCGAACGGTAGTTACCGTTATCAAATACCATAAACTCCACCATACCCGGCGTATTATTGGCGATTTCAACTACGTTATGCTGGCCCCACGTCCAAAAGTCACGGTCGGCCGCGTCGATATCCTCCTGTTTGCTAAAGTCGTAAAGCGCCACGCCTTCACTGTCGACCGGGGTTAAAAGATAAGGCTGATAAACGTCGTCCCAGTCTTCATGCGTTGACAAAATAAAGCGTAGCGCTTGCGTTTGCAGATCGACGCCAAACACCGCGCTCTGATGACGCCCGGACGCAATTAACAACTGATTCGTCTCGTTCACGTAGCTCTGGTTTATATGCAGCCAGTCTTTAACCGTCGGGTCTTCTCCCGGTGCCGTACCTGAAGGACGGGAAATCCGCGTCGTATCCAGCACCTTCGCCATATCGTAGTAAGCCGTCTCCAGCCCGGTAGTCAGATCGACAACCGACACGCCGTCTTCATTGGTTTTCAAATCGTCGGGCCGACCCGAGGTATATTCAGAGGGCGCAACAATGGTATTGCTGTCCCACGGCCAGATAGAATGGTGAAATTGGTTATCGAGATTATAAAATGTGTGAAGACGCCCCATCATGTCGAACTCATACATATCCAGATAGGTATTTTTCGCTTCTGAGGTGGTTAGAAAATGGCCATTATCAATACGAACAAAATTATAAGACGGATAATCCTGAGTTACGTACCAGCGCACCAGACCATTCTGATCTAATGCGTAATTATAGCGATCGAAATGAGTAATAAAATAAAACCCTGGCGCCATCTTGTCCGCATCGGTAGCAGGTTGCGTCACGTTGATAATCGGAAAACCTAATACGACCTCCGCGGAATCTACCGGCGGTAACGGCTGTGTGGTGAGCGTATAGACGGCAAGTGGCGTATCTGTCTGAGAAAAGACAATACGGTTTTCAGTATCCGCCACCAGCCCCAGAACCGGCAACAGATTTGCGCCTGGCGTAAGGGTATAAAGATGTTCTACCGGCATCGCCGTTTTTGCCGCATCCTGAACCGTGACCATGATCTCAGCCGGTTCCGGACTCCAGACGCCGGCATAAGCGCTTAAAGGCGCCGTGCCGTAAGGGTCTAACAACATGAGCGCATTTTCTACCGTATTCTCTTGCGTGACCTGCGCAAGGCAATTTTCATAAATAGCGGTATGGTTAAGCACCATTTCATTATTGATATCGATACCCTGATTCATCGCCGGACGCGGCGCAGGAAGGACAACAGACGTTGCAGTCAATGTATTCATGATAAATCTCCAGTGTATTAATCTCATCGCCCCTCATGGGGACCACGAAAATTAATACTCTGGATTTTTATTCCGACAGAATAAAATGCCACAAAAACATCTCATTACACGTTTTATTTTAACAATTCATTTTACGTGAAGCGTTATATTCAAATTTTAGATAATCCAGTACGGCAACAACATTGCCAGGAGACATCCGGTTAAGATGCGGCAGGAAGGGATGGTGGTGAACATAGCGAATAAACGCTGTCGCGCTATTTAACGTCGCATGGCGTAACAAACTCACCTTTTTATTTCCTGTGAGATTGCATACCGCCATCGCATAATCCCGTGTGGAAAATGTACGCCAGACGTTGTTGCGAATTCCGCCGCTCAAAAACAACCGCGGAGGGAGATCGCGTTTGGGCGGCGTAACGCCTCTTTCACGCACAAACGAAATATGGCAGCGACCCTGACGAAGATAGCTAAAATTCGCCATCATACAGCCGCCAAGAATGAAGCATTCGTGATCGAGATAATGCTGGACATTCAGAGAACGCTCATCTGTCAACGCCTGAACCAACTCAAAATGTCGATAAGCAGGTAATACGGGTTTTACTAACATTCCCGGATCGTTTTTATATAAAACGGCGGGACCGTAATCCACATCAAATAATACATTGCGGCGCATGGTCAGCGCCTCTTTTCGCTGCACCAGATGCGCCAGCGTGCCGGACGGGAGACGTTCTTCGTA
Proteins encoded in this window:
- a CDS encoding arylsulfatase, whose protein sequence is MNTLTATSVVLPAPRPAMNQGIDINNEMVLNHTAIYENCLAQVTQENTVENALMLLDPYGTAPLSAYAGVWSPEPAEIMVTVQDAAKTAMPVEHLYTLTPGANLLPVLGLVADTENRIVFSQTDTPLAVYTLTTQPLPPVDSAEVVLGFPIINVTQPATDADKMAPGFYFITHFDRYNYALDQNGLVRWYVTQDYPSYNFVRIDNGHFLTTSEAKNTYLDMYEFDMMGRLHTFYNLDNQFHHSIWPWDSNTIVAPSEYTSGRPDDLKTNEDGVSVVDLTTGLETAYYDMAKVLDTTRISRPSGTAPGEDPTVKDWLHINQSYVNETNQLLIASGRHQSAVFGVDLQTQALRFILSTHEDWDDVYQPYLLTPVDSEGVALYDFSKQEDIDAADRDFWTWGQHNVVEIANNTPGMVEFMVFDNGNYRSRDDSKSLLPPDNYSRVVHFVVNINEMTVMRPFEYGKELGARGYSSCVSAKEIQQNGNIVVHFADCTFDENGRAISCQPGESDTIDPQAGSEAMGLLILQEVAPTEKTVLFEATMTSGYYKNAETNGEGYRYDITSFRVYKMDLYA